The proteins below come from a single Beutenbergia cavernae DSM 12333 genomic window:
- a CDS encoding DUF1876 domain-containing protein yields the protein MDATKHWSIAVEIDEHDDTTRAQARLETAAGREVRGLGHAQRNPLDASVPEIGDELAVARALRNLADHLLHTTEKDIEGATGEPAHLYR from the coding sequence ATGGACGCGACGAAGCACTGGAGCATCGCCGTCGAGATCGACGAGCACGACGACACCACACGGGCGCAGGCGCGCCTGGAGACGGCGGCCGGTCGCGAGGTCCGCGGCCTCGGCCATGCGCAGCGGAACCCGCTCGACGCGAGCGTGCCGGAGATCGGCGACGAGCTCGCCGTGGCACGGGCCTTGCGCAACCTCGCGGACCACCTGCTGCACACCACGGAGAAGGACATCGAGGGCGCGACCGGCGAGCCCGCGCACCTGTACCGGTAG